The following is a genomic window from Mycobacterium parmense.
TCCCGGACTGGGTGATCGCCGACGGCCCCTGGGTCAAGACCTATCCCGGAATCCCCGGCTACCTGGACCAGCAGTGGGTCGCGGAGGCGGTGGCGGCGCTGAAATGTCCCGAGACGCAGGCGGTGCTGGGATCGGTGCGTGCGCCCCTGACCGTGCACCGATTCCTGTCCAACCTGCTGCACTCCTACGACTTCACCTCCTACCGGATCGACCGCGTGCCGCTCTACGAGCTCGCCAGGTGCGGCCTCCCGCTGCCCGACACCGTGCCGCCACCGCCGCGCGAGTAGCGCCCGGGGCGGTGGTCCGGAAACTTTTTCTCGGCCTGATCGCCCGTGCGCCCCCACCCCGGTCACCGGAGATTGACAGCAACATCACATTTTGGTCTCTACCAGCCTGTCGCGCCGGGCAGGCACATGCCGAAACGCTATTTTTCACGGACGGGTCGGGATTCGGAATTCGCGGAAATGGCGGTCGGACAATCGTTTGCGCCGTCGCCTCGATGCGACCGGATGGCAGAAGGTGTGGTTGACTACACGGGCACTGCCGCGCTTGGCGCCGGGCAATCGGCTAAGCGCATGCAGTCCGACCCAATCGAGTGATGCGCCCAATCGGAGGAATGTGCCGAGAGGCCAGAAGGATGAGGAAGCAAGGATGACGCTTGTTGACAGGTTGCGCAGCGCCGCGGCAGTGATGCCGCGCCGGCTCGCAGTTGCGGCCGTGGGGGCGGCTCTGCTGTCGGGCCTGATCGGCGCTGTGGGGGGCTCGGCGACCGCCGGAGCGTTCTCTCGCCCGGGTCTGCCGGTGGAGTACCTCCAAGTTCCTTCCGCAGCGATGGGACGTGACATCAAGGTTCAGTTCCAGAGCGGTGGCGCCAACGCGCCCGCGCTGTATCTGCTCGACGGCATGCGCGCGCAGGACGACTACAACGGCTGGGACATCAACACCCCGGCGTTCGAGTGGTACAACCAGTCCGGCATCGCCACCGTGATGCCGGTCGGCGGCCAGTCCAGCTTCTACTCCGACTGGTACAAGCCCGCCTGCGGTAAGGCCGGCTGCACCACCTACAAGTGGGAGACCTTCCTGACCAGCGAGCTGCCGCAGTACCTGTCGGCCAACAAGCAGGTCAAGCCGACCGGCAGCGCGGTCGTCGGCCTGTCGATGGCCGGCTCCTCGGCGCTGATCTTGTCCGCCTACCACCCCGACCAGTTCATCTACGCCGGCTCGCTGTCGGCGCTGCTGGACCCGTC
Proteins encoded in this region:
- the ag85B gene encoding diacylglycerol acyltransferase/mycolyltransferase Ag85B; its protein translation is MTLVDRLRSAAAVMPRRLAVAAVGAALLSGLIGAVGGSATAGAFSRPGLPVEYLQVPSAAMGRDIKVQFQSGGANAPALYLLDGMRAQDDYNGWDINTPAFEWYNQSGIATVMPVGGQSSFYSDWYKPACGKAGCTTYKWETFLTSELPQYLSANKQVKPTGSAVVGLSMAGSSALILSAYHPDQFIYAGSLSALLDPSQGMGPSLIGLAMGDAGGYKAADMWGPSSDPAWARNDPSLQVGKLVANNTRIWVYCGNGKPSDLGGDNLPAKFLEGFVRTSNLKFQDAYNAAGGHNAVWNFDANGTHDWPYWGAQLQAMKPDLQSTLGATPGAGPATAAPTNDGT